The Blautia obeum ATCC 29174 region CAGTATGCTGTTTATTGTACTGGCTGCTAACTGGTATGGTGTAGGCACCGGTATCACAGTTGGCCTTGCTTATGGAATCCTGCAGTTTATCCAGGAACCATATGTACTTTCCTTCTTCCAGGTGTGCTGTGACTACATTCTTGCATTCGCTGCCCTTGGAGTTGCCGGATTCTTCGCAAAGCAAAGCCATGGTCTGCTTAAAGGATACATTGTGGCAGTTATTGCCAGAGGTGCATTTCATGCACTTGGCGGATATCTGTACTGGATGAGCTACATGCCGGATAACTTTCCAAAATCCCTGACTGCAATTTATCCGATCGTATATAACTACAGCTATCTGCTTGCAGAAGGAATCATCACAGTGATCGTGATTTCCATTCCGGCAGTATCAAAGGCACTGGTACAGGTTAAGAAGGCAGCACTGGGTACTTCCCTGTAACCCGTTAATTTGTATTAACAATTTCCCATGGCATGCGCCCTGAGACCTGTTCTTCTCCTGATATTTCAAATCGATAAGCTTTCGTATAAATGATATCGCAATATGTAAAAATAGCGGGATTCTTCTTCTGTCGTATGGAGAAGATATCCCGCTGTTTTTTCATTCTATTTATA contains the following coding sequences:
- a CDS encoding energy-coupled thiamine transporter ThiT; its protein translation is MFNFMVTNEGGLTTAGYAIAIIAGIILFLAAICFAGKHSEKHKLTTRQLVFCAVAMALAFITSYLKIITLPWGGSVTLCSMLFIVLAANWYGVGTGITVGLAYGILQFIQEPYVLSFFQVCCDYILAFAALGVAGFFAKQSHGLLKGYIVAVIARGAFHALGGYLYWMSYMPDNFPKSLTAIYPIVYNYSYLLAEGIITVIVISIPAVSKALVQVKKAALGTSL